A window from Micromonospora profundi encodes these proteins:
- a CDS encoding MFS transporter, with protein MGARDIIRTAVRNVVPPPGLTRALAVQAMVYAVGSGLFHAGSAVFFTRALGLSAAQVGLGLSIAAGVSLLGTVPLGGLTDRYGPQRVWVFGLVLDAMLFATYPFVGGFAGFLAVVVALATVDAATGVARQVYSINALPPAERVTGMAYQRSSLNVGFGLGAVISGVVLAVDTMAAYRGMVWFISTVILVTALFVRRLPRLPHVVRPTEPMSRLAVLRDRPFLAVSLLSGLLTAHGVLYLTVMPLWILTHTDAPKTVIAALVLLNTVLIVLLQVRVSRGADTAAGAARASRRGGLLIAVFCLVLPISGVTRGGLTIVVLVAAATLLILAELIESAGTWGLTATLPPADQRGAYVGALRLGTQVQFLIAPAGLTALGVTTGGWGWYPTAAIFVLVGLAIVPVVAWAERTPRLGAMAPEENMTSVP; from the coding sequence ATGGGGGCCAGAGACATCATCCGCACCGCCGTCCGTAACGTCGTACCGCCGCCCGGGCTGACCCGCGCCCTGGCCGTGCAGGCAATGGTCTACGCCGTCGGTAGCGGCCTGTTCCACGCCGGCAGCGCCGTCTTCTTCACACGGGCGCTCGGGCTCAGCGCCGCCCAGGTCGGGCTGGGGCTGTCCATCGCGGCGGGGGTGTCGCTGCTGGGCACGGTCCCGCTGGGCGGGCTCACCGACAGGTACGGACCGCAGCGGGTCTGGGTGTTCGGGCTGGTGCTGGACGCGATGCTCTTCGCGACGTACCCGTTCGTCGGCGGCTTCGCGGGCTTCCTCGCCGTGGTGGTGGCGCTGGCGACCGTGGACGCCGCCACCGGCGTGGCCCGTCAGGTCTACTCGATCAACGCGCTCCCTCCGGCGGAACGGGTCACGGGGATGGCGTACCAGCGTTCGTCGCTGAACGTCGGGTTCGGGCTGGGCGCGGTGATCAGCGGCGTGGTGCTGGCGGTGGACACGATGGCGGCGTACCGGGGGATGGTCTGGTTCATCTCGACGGTGATCCTGGTGACGGCCCTGTTCGTGCGGCGACTGCCACGGCTGCCCCACGTGGTCCGGCCCACGGAGCCGATGAGCCGGCTCGCCGTACTGCGGGACCGGCCGTTCCTGGCGGTGTCCCTGCTGTCCGGGCTGCTCACCGCGCACGGGGTGCTGTACCTGACGGTGATGCCGCTCTGGATCCTCACCCACACGGATGCCCCGAAGACGGTGATCGCCGCTCTGGTGCTGCTCAACACGGTCCTGATCGTGCTGCTCCAGGTACGCGTCAGCCGGGGCGCCGACACCGCTGCGGGCGCGGCGCGGGCGTCGCGCCGGGGCGGCCTGCTGATCGCCGTGTTCTGCCTGGTCCTGCCGATCTCCGGCGTTACCCGGGGTGGGCTCACCATCGTGGTGCTCGTGGCCGCCGCGACGCTGCTGATCCTCGCCGAGTTGATCGAGTCGGCGGGCACCTGGGGCCTCACGGCCACCCTGCCACCGGCCGACCAGCGCGGCGCCTACGTGGGGGCGTTACGCCTGGGCACGCAGGTGCAGTTCCTGATCGCCCCGGCCGGGCTGACGGCGCTCGGGGTGACCACCGGCGGATGGGGCTGGTATCCGACGGCGGCGATCTTCGTTCTGGTCGGGCTCGCGATCGTGCCCGTGGTGGCCTGGGCTGAGCGGACTCCGAGGCTGGGTGCCATGGCCCCGGAGGAGAACATGACGTCGGTCCCATAG
- a CDS encoding aspartate-semialdehyde dehydrogenase: protein MTALPTLAVVGATGAVGTVMCELLTGRRNVWGEIRLLASERSVGKRVQCRGEELVVQALTPEAFDGVDVAMFDVPDEVSAEWAPIAVARGAIAVDNSGAFRMDRDVPLVVPEINPEEVRNRPRGIIANANCTTLAMIVAVAPLHREYGLRELVLASYQAVSGAGKAGVDILHDQLAKVAGDRALGSRTGDVRQAVGDDLGPFPAPLALNVVPWAGSPADDGWSSEEMKIRNESRKILGLPDLKVSATCVRVPVVTAHSVAVHAVFATEVDAEGAREALRNAPGVILVDDPASGEFPMPIDAVGTDPSWVGRIRRALDDPRALDFFVTGDNLRKGAALNTAQIAELIAKELKNQ, encoded by the coding sequence ATGACGGCGCTGCCCACCCTCGCCGTGGTCGGAGCGACAGGTGCCGTCGGCACCGTGATGTGTGAGCTGCTCACCGGGCGTCGCAACGTCTGGGGTGAGATCCGGCTCCTCGCCTCCGAGCGGTCGGTCGGCAAGCGGGTGCAGTGCCGGGGCGAGGAACTCGTCGTCCAGGCGTTGACACCGGAGGCCTTCGACGGCGTCGACGTGGCGATGTTCGACGTGCCTGACGAGGTCTCCGCCGAGTGGGCGCCGATCGCCGTCGCCCGCGGCGCGATCGCCGTCGACAACTCCGGCGCCTTCCGGATGGACCGGGACGTCCCGCTCGTCGTTCCGGAGATCAATCCCGAGGAGGTACGCAACAGGCCCCGGGGCATCATCGCGAACGCCAACTGCACCACCCTCGCGATGATCGTCGCGGTCGCCCCGCTGCACCGCGAGTACGGCCTGCGGGAATTGGTGCTCGCCTCCTACCAGGCGGTCTCCGGAGCAGGCAAAGCCGGGGTGGACATCCTGCACGACCAACTCGCCAAGGTCGCCGGTGATCGCGCGCTCGGCTCGCGCACCGGCGACGTCCGCCAGGCCGTCGGCGACGACCTCGGCCCGTTCCCGGCCCCGCTGGCGCTCAACGTGGTGCCCTGGGCCGGCTCACCCGCCGACGACGGCTGGTCGTCCGAGGAAATGAAGATCCGCAACGAGTCGCGGAAGATCCTCGGCCTGCCCGACCTCAAGGTCAGCGCCACCTGCGTCCGGGTGCCAGTCGTGACCGCCCACTCGGTGGCCGTCCACGCGGTCTTCGCCACCGAGGTGGACGCCGAAGGCGCCCGCGAGGCGCTGCGCAACGCGCCCGGCGTGATCCTCGTCGACGACCCCGCCTCTGGGGAGTTCCCGATGCCGATCGACGCGGTCGGCACCGACCCCTCCTGGGTGGGTCGGATCCGCCGCGCCCTCGACGACCCGCGCGCCCTGGACTTCTTCGTCACCGGCGACAACCTCCGCAAGGGCGCAGCCCTCAACACGGCCCAGATAGCCGAACTAATAGCCAAAGAGCTAAAAAACCAGTAA
- a CDS encoding ArsR/SmtB family transcription factor, translating to MRVSELRFSLADVAGVRLAVSPVNETVMSMWALGSPVRYAVHLPWIDRARVTVRRPEVAARVRPLTELARAGCWLPDFLTPAARPNVEMAEQLDQIAATPPAVVVQDLLATTPRRPLSPFGLALLADPRGLLPQLVDAVRVWYDEAIAPDWPRMRALLDADVAYRAAQLAEGGAGRFFEQLHPSLRWLGDRVVSDDPFERDFDLRGRGLALNPTVFTERRVLWNLLEDSLPAGAYPVRAVGTLWEATPSPPGDSLARVVGPGRAALLHLLDTATSTTDLARLTGMSAGNVSQHLAALHAAGLVHRVRQGRHVLYGNTEAAKVLLRASRGG from the coding sequence GTGCGTGTGTCGGAGTTGCGGTTCAGCCTGGCCGACGTCGCGGGAGTACGGCTCGCCGTGTCGCCGGTCAACGAGACGGTCATGAGCATGTGGGCGCTTGGCAGCCCGGTCCGCTATGCGGTGCACCTGCCCTGGATCGACAGGGCCCGGGTGACGGTGCGTCGTCCCGAGGTGGCCGCCCGGGTTCGCCCGCTCACGGAGTTGGCCCGGGCGGGTTGCTGGTTGCCCGACTTCCTCACCCCGGCGGCCCGACCGAACGTGGAGATGGCCGAGCAACTGGACCAGATCGCCGCGACGCCGCCGGCCGTGGTGGTCCAGGACCTGCTGGCGACCACCCCGCGCCGGCCGCTGAGCCCGTTCGGGCTTGCGCTGCTCGCCGATCCCCGCGGGCTGCTGCCGCAGCTCGTCGACGCCGTACGGGTCTGGTACGACGAGGCGATCGCCCCGGACTGGCCGCGGATGCGGGCGCTTCTCGACGCCGATGTGGCGTACCGCGCCGCTCAGCTCGCCGAGGGCGGTGCCGGCCGGTTCTTCGAGCAGCTCCACCCGAGCCTGCGCTGGCTCGGTGACCGGGTGGTCAGCGACGACCCGTTCGAGCGGGACTTCGACCTGCGCGGTCGTGGGTTGGCGCTCAACCCGACGGTGTTCACCGAGCGGCGGGTGCTGTGGAACCTGCTGGAGGACTCGCTGCCGGCCGGCGCGTACCCGGTCCGGGCTGTCGGAACGCTCTGGGAGGCGACCCCGTCGCCACCTGGTGACTCGCTGGCACGGGTGGTCGGCCCGGGCCGGGCGGCGCTGCTGCACCTGCTCGACACCGCGACCAGCACCACCGATCTGGCCCGACTCACCGGGATGTCCGCCGGGAACGTCTCCCAGCACCTGGCCGCGCTGCACGCCGCCGGCCTGGTCCACCGGGTTCGGCAGGGCCGGCACGTCCTCTACGGCAATACCGAGGCCGCGAAGGTCCTGCTCCGGGCAAGCCGTGGCGGGTGA
- a CDS encoding nitroreductase family protein: protein MADLTPLLAFRWSPWAFDPRAELTPDEAASLLEAARWAPSEENGQPWRFALGHRDDENWKRIMVSLPDDDQCWARHAATLVVGAHTGGDAERAAYDLGQAMAHLTLQATALGLHVRQLTRFDQVSLATELNLPVGVRPLVVAAVGRLGDPFALPADLRARETGLRHRRPVTDLLLC, encoded by the coding sequence ATGGCTGACCTCACCCCGCTGCTCGCCTTCCGCTGGAGCCCCTGGGCCTTCGACCCCCGCGCCGAGCTGACCCCGGACGAGGCGGCCTCACTGCTGGAGGCCGCGCGCTGGGCGCCGTCGGAGGAGAACGGGCAGCCCTGGCGGTTCGCCCTCGGTCACCGGGACGACGAGAACTGGAAGCGGATCATGGTCAGCCTCCCGGACGACGACCAGTGCTGGGCCCGGCACGCCGCAACACTGGTGGTCGGCGCGCACACCGGCGGGGACGCCGAGCGTGCCGCGTACGACCTCGGTCAGGCGATGGCCCACCTGACCCTTCAGGCCACCGCGCTCGGCCTGCACGTGCGTCAACTCACCCGCTTCGACCAGGTCAGCCTCGCCACCGAGCTCAACCTGCCCGTCGGCGTACGCCCGCTGGTTGTCGCCGCCGTCGGCCGTCTCGGGGACCCGTTCGCCCTCCCGGCCGACCTGCGCGCCCGCGAAACCGGCCTCCGTCACCGCCGCCCGGTCACCGACCTGCTGCTCTGCTGA
- a CDS encoding aspartate kinase, protein MALVVQKYGGSSVANAERIKRVAERIVAARKAGDDVVVVVSAMGDTTDELLDLANQVSPLPPGRELDMLLTAGERISMALLAMAIHNLGYEARSFTGSQAGVITTSVHGRARIIDVTPGRLKGALDEGAVVIVAGFQGVSQDTKDVTTLGRGGSDTTAVALAAALHADVCEIYTDVDGIFTADPRIVPNARHIQQITYEEMLELAACGAKVLHLRSVEYARRAGLPIHVRSSYSTNTGTMVTGSMEDLSMEQALITGVAHDRSEAKITIVGVPDEPGAAARIFDTVAGAEINLDMIVQNVSTEGTGRTDISFTLPKADGPTAMAALSKIQEPVKFKGLLYDDHVGKVSLIGAGMRSHPGVAAGFFAALGAAGVNIEMISTSEIRVSVVCRDTDLDAAVRAIHDAFELGGDSEAVVYAGTGR, encoded by the coding sequence GTGGCACTCGTGGTGCAGAAGTACGGCGGGTCCTCCGTCGCCAATGCCGAGCGCATCAAGCGGGTGGCCGAGCGCATCGTCGCCGCCCGTAAAGCTGGCGACGACGTCGTGGTGGTGGTCTCCGCGATGGGAGACACCACCGACGAGTTGCTCGACCTGGCCAATCAGGTCAGCCCGTTGCCGCCGGGCCGCGAGCTGGACATGCTGCTCACCGCCGGGGAGCGGATCTCGATGGCCCTGCTGGCCATGGCGATCCACAACCTGGGGTACGAAGCCCGCTCGTTCACCGGCTCGCAGGCCGGCGTGATCACCACCTCGGTGCACGGTCGCGCACGGATCATCGACGTCACCCCCGGGCGGCTCAAGGGCGCGCTCGACGAGGGCGCTGTGGTGATCGTGGCCGGTTTCCAGGGCGTCTCGCAGGACACCAAGGACGTCACCACGCTGGGTCGGGGCGGTTCGGACACCACTGCCGTGGCGCTCGCCGCCGCGCTGCACGCCGACGTGTGCGAGATCTACACCGACGTCGACGGCATCTTCACCGCCGACCCTCGGATCGTGCCCAACGCGCGGCACATCCAGCAGATCACCTACGAGGAGATGCTGGAGTTGGCCGCGTGCGGCGCCAAGGTGCTGCACCTTCGTAGCGTGGAGTACGCCCGCCGGGCGGGGTTGCCGATCCACGTCCGTTCGTCATACTCGACCAACACCGGCACGATGGTCACCGGATCGATGGAGGACCTTTCCATGGAGCAGGCACTGATCACCGGGGTCGCGCACGACCGCAGCGAGGCCAAGATCACGATCGTCGGCGTGCCCGACGAGCCGGGTGCCGCCGCGCGGATCTTCGACACCGTCGCCGGTGCCGAGATCAACCTCGACATGATCGTGCAGAACGTCTCCACCGAGGGCACCGGCCGGACGGACATCTCGTTCACGCTGCCCAAGGCCGACGGCCCGACCGCGATGGCCGCCCTCAGCAAGATCCAGGAGCCGGTCAAGTTCAAGGGCCTGCTCTACGACGACCACGTCGGCAAGGTCTCGCTGATCGGCGCCGGCATGCGCTCGCACCCCGGTGTGGCCGCCGGCTTCTTCGCCGCGCTCGGCGCGGCAGGTGTCAACATCGAGATGATCTCCACCTCCGAGATCCGGGTCTCCGTCGTCTGCCGGGACACCGACCTCGACGCCGCGGTGCGCGCCATCCACGACGCGTTCGAGTTGGGCGGCGACAGCGAAGCCGTTGTCTACGCGGGGACGGGTAGGTAG